A genomic region of Candidatus Zixiibacteriota bacterium contains the following coding sequences:
- the sdhC gene encoding succinate dehydrogenase, cytochrome b556 subunit, with protein sequence MYNKKPGIIGHYFHEINRNPNTGTWSWFLHRIAGVVLFLYLFPHFLVTGSYFLTGSTEKFDAWTKAVQTPLFHFLEILLISAVAFHLLNGLSITIADFFLMTRKHKAIQWVSIIIFIAVMVLTVVMFVPRVLAK encoded by the coding sequence ATGTATAACAAGAAACCCGGAATCATAGGACATTATTTCCATGAGATCAACCGGAACCCTAATACCGGAACCTGGTCCTGGTTTTTGCACCGGATAGCTGGAGTGGTCTTATTTTTATATCTTTTCCCTCATTTCCTGGTTACCGGCTCATATTTTCTGACCGGCTCAACTGAAAAGTTCGACGCCTGGACAAAGGCAGTGCAGACACCCCTGTTCCATTTCCTGGAGATATTACTGATCTCAGCAGTGGCTTTTCATCTTTTGAACGGGTTGAGCATAACCATTGCGGATTTTTTCCTTATGACCCGAAAGCATAAAGCTATTCAGTGGGTATCCATAATCATCTTCATTGCGGTTATGGTTTTGACTGTGGTTATGTTCGTTCCCAGGGTTCTGGCAAAATAG
- a CDS encoding T9SS type A sorting domain-containing protein, whose amino-acid sequence MQLLKSLLLISISILCYFIGWGISNSAVADENTLIIERFPAQVGNSREYRRTFYSVVYDTLYKDTTEYLTLDSLHEEFQDIDTVKGWECYRLYSLLFESGDTFPTVVWDAHPDTAFLGIAYLTSVQSPGKRTRNTNFKLGKQFFSSMDELRHYLFQIRNFPFGRLELDTGFWDPPIKVFVFPLSVGRSWIATTNPWLDERQVIEESFVVVPAGSFLTLKIKVTWHGWDMEFYQWISENGIVKDSLYARAIATNEQGEIIGYIEAYDKYELLDYKTDVKESIVENSIPKNFSLEQNYPNPFNPTTKIQFKVGSLEFGRPLHTTLKIYNILGQLVKTLVDEEKLPGNYNINWNGKDDSGEEVASGIYFYQLKAKDYTDTKKMVLLR is encoded by the coding sequence ATGCAACTTTTAAAAAGTCTTTTACTAATTTCGATATCAATTCTCTGTTACTTCATCGGCTGGGGCATTAGCAACTCAGCCGTAGCTGATGAGAATACCCTTATAATTGAACGCTTCCCGGCTCAGGTAGGTAACTCTAGGGAATATCGCAGAACATTCTACTCGGTTGTTTATGATACCTTATACAAAGATACCACGGAATATCTTACTCTTGACAGCCTGCATGAAGAATTTCAAGACATTGATACTGTAAAGGGTTGGGAGTGTTATCGACTCTATTCACTTCTCTTTGAAAGTGGAGATACCTTTCCGACAGTCGTCTGGGATGCTCACCCTGATACTGCATTTCTGGGAATTGCCTATCTAACTTCAGTACAATCGCCGGGGAAACGTACACGAAACACGAACTTCAAATTAGGAAAACAATTCTTCAGCTCAATGGATGAACTAAGACATTACCTTTTTCAAATCAGAAATTTCCCCTTTGGCAGATTAGAACTTGACACGGGATTTTGGGATCCACCTATAAAAGTATTCGTTTTTCCTCTATCAGTTGGTCGGTCCTGGATTGCAACTACTAATCCCTGGTTAGATGAAAGACAGGTGATAGAAGAAAGTTTTGTAGTTGTTCCAGCAGGTAGTTTTCTCACTTTAAAGATTAAAGTTACTTGGCACGGGTGGGATATGGAATTTTACCAATGGATTTCGGAAAATGGCATAGTTAAAGATAGTTTATACGCAAGGGCTATAGCCACTAATGAGCAGGGTGAAATAATAGGTTATATTGAAGCCTATGACAAATATGAACTTCTCGATTATAAAACCGATGTGAAGGAGTCCATAGTTGAAAATTCTATTCCCAAGAATTTTTCTCTGGAACAGAACTATCCCAATCCATTTAACCCTACCACAAAAATACAGTTTAAAGTTGGGAGTTTAGAGTTTGGCAGACCCCTCCACACCACTCTGAAAATCTATAATATTTTGGGGCAGTTGGTGAAAACCTTGGTGGATGAAGAAAAATTACCGGGGAATTATAATATCAATTGGAATGGGAAAGATGATTCGGGCGAAGAAGTGGCAAGCGGGATTTATTTTTATCAATTGAAAGCTAAGGACTATACTGATACCAAGAAGATGGTTTTGTTAAGATAG
- a CDS encoding FAD-binding protein, with protein MIFHEILIVGGGLAGMRAAIEVAKKVKDVAIVSRVHPMRSHSGEAQGGINAALANVEAGKDDNIDKHAFDTVKGSDFLADQDASEYLTYQGPETIFEMEHWGCPFSRTPEGKIAQRPFGGAGYPRTCYATDKTGLYLLQTLFEQAIKANIKVYEEWVVFALGSENGTCYGVIAYDPNSGELVPMGANAVIFGTGGIGRIYVNTTNALTNTGLAMGAPFWAGVPLKDMEFVQFHPTSLARSHILMTEGCRGEGGYLLNNKGERFMKNYVSEKVMELGPRDIVARSIQTEINEGRGFPDGSIHLDLRHLGAAKIMERLPGIRDICLSFIGIDPIYEPIPITPGTHYSMGGVDTDIDGATRMKGLYAAGECACVSMHGANRLGGNSLLDTIVYGARAGKKASEYVKDKEKGPKTKTLEEALKKEESKIAQWKKGTGEGNPYKIKNELSEVMVEGFGIFRNEQAMAKGLGKIKELKEKSRKLRPAFNGKRYNYDIIGFYDMKGNLDVAEAIATGALARKESRGSHFRIDFKTRDDQNWLKHTLAYFTETGPRLDYSPVKITKYKPEERKY; from the coding sequence ATGATATTTCACGAAATATTGATAGTTGGAGGGGGGTTAGCCGGGATGAGAGCCGCAATCGAAGTTGCCAAGAAGGTCAAGGACGTGGCTATTGTCTCCAGGGTTCATCCGATGAGGTCACATTCAGGTGAGGCTCAGGGAGGGATCAATGCGGCTTTAGCCAACGTGGAAGCTGGCAAGGATGATAATATTGACAAGCATGCCTTTGATACGGTCAAAGGGAGCGATTTTCTGGCTGACCAGGATGCTTCCGAGTATCTGACCTATCAGGGACCTGAGACTATCTTTGAGATGGAGCACTGGGGATGTCCTTTCAGTAGAACCCCGGAAGGAAAGATAGCTCAGAGACCTTTTGGTGGCGCTGGTTATCCACGAACCTGTTATGCGACTGACAAGACCGGTTTATATCTTTTGCAAACTTTATTTGAACAGGCAATAAAGGCAAACATCAAAGTTTACGAGGAATGGGTCGTATTTGCCTTAGGTTCTGAAAACGGCACCTGTTATGGGGTCATCGCGTATGACCCGAATTCGGGAGAATTAGTCCCTATGGGTGCTAATGCGGTTATTTTCGGAACCGGAGGAATCGGAAGAATCTATGTTAACACTACTAATGCTTTGACCAATACCGGGCTGGCAATGGGTGCGCCTTTCTGGGCTGGTGTCCCTTTAAAAGATATGGAATTTGTCCAATTTCATCCCACCAGTTTAGCCCGCTCACATATTCTGATGACCGAAGGTTGCAGAGGCGAAGGTGGTTATCTGCTCAACAACAAGGGCGAAAGGTTCATGAAAAACTATGTCTCGGAAAAGGTGATGGAGTTAGGTCCAAGGGACATAGTTGCCAGATCAATCCAGACTGAGATCAACGAGGGCAGGGGATTCCCTGACGGCTCGATTCATCTGGATTTAAGGCACTTGGGTGCAGCTAAGATTATGGAAAGGCTTCCTGGAATAAGGGATATCTGCTTGAGCTTTATCGGAATAGACCCGATCTATGAGCCGATACCGATAACCCCTGGGACCCACTACAGCATGGGAGGAGTAGATACGGATATCGATGGTGCAACCAGAATGAAAGGGTTATATGCGGCTGGGGAATGCGCTTGTGTCAGCATGCATGGTGCTAACCGCCTGGGCGGAAATTCACTGCTGGATACTATAGTTTACGGTGCCAGAGCTGGGAAAAAGGCTTCAGAATACGTGAAGGATAAGGAAAAAGGTCCAAAGACAAAAACCCTGGAAGAGGCTTTGAAAAAAGAGGAAAGCAAGATCGCCCAGTGGAAAAAAGGGACCGGTGAAGGGAACCCCTACAAGATAAAAAATGAGCTCTCTGAGGTGATGGTGGAAGGTTTTGGTATCTTCAGAAATGAGCAGGCAATGGCTAAGGGATTGGGCAAGATCAAAGAGTTGAAGGAAAAATCAAGAAAGCTCAGGCCCGCGTTTAACGGAAAAAGGTATAACTACGATATCATCGGGTTTTATGACATGAAGGGAAATTTAGACGTGGCTGAGGCGATTGCCACTGGCGCTTTGGCCCGCAAAGAGAGCCGGGGCTCCCATTTCAGAATCGATTTCAAGACCAGGGATGACCAGAACTGGCTCAAGCATACTTTAGCCTATTTCACCGAGACCGGGCCCAGATTGGATTATTCCCCGGTCAAGATAACCAAGTATAAACCAGAAGAGAGGAAATACTAA
- a CDS encoding succinate dehydrogenase iron-sulfur subunit has product MVEFNIFRYDPDKGGEPYFQKYQFEPEKGMTILEGLIYINENLDPSVAYRASCREAVCGSCAMHINDMYRLACKTQISVMGSKITLRPLSHLPILKDLVVDLNPFFDHFKEIKPYFIPKETPPQKEYIQTIAQRKKIDAWLDCILCGACYGSCPVAGKDENYLGPHALLKALRFVDDSRDGGAKERIAIVARDNGIFRCHTVFNCQKVCPKDLDPSGAIARLKMKTVFKKY; this is encoded by the coding sequence ATGGTAGAATTCAATATCTTCAGGTATGACCCGGATAAAGGCGGTGAGCCTTATTTTCAGAAATACCAGTTTGAGCCGGAAAAAGGGATGACCATCCTGGAGGGTCTTATCTATATAAACGAAAATCTTGACCCGTCAGTGGCTTATCGCGCCTCCTGCCGAGAGGCAGTCTGCGGCTCCTGTGCGATGCATATAAATGATATGTATCGCTTAGCGTGCAAGACTCAGATCTCGGTGATGGGCTCCAAGATTACTTTAAGGCCATTGTCCCATCTCCCGATTCTGAAAGACTTAGTTGTGGATTTGAATCCTTTTTTTGATCACTTCAAAGAGATCAAGCCATATTTTATTCCTAAGGAGACTCCGCCCCAGAAGGAGTATATCCAGACCATTGCGCAGAGGAAAAAGATCGATGCCTGGCTGGATTGTATCTTATGCGGTGCCTGTTATGGCTCCTGCCCTGTCGCGGGGAAGGACGAAAACTATTTGGGACCTCATGCCCTGCTTAAGGCCTTGAGATTTGTGGACGATTCCAGGGACGGTGGCGCAAAAGAAAGGATTGCCATAGTTGCCAGGGACAACGGAATCTTCAGATGCCATACGGTGTTCAACTGTCAGAAGGTCTGCCCCAAGGATTTAGACCCAAGCGGCGCCATCGCCAGGTTGAAGATGAAGACCGTGTTTAAAAAGTATTAA
- a CDS encoding TIGR04190 family B12-binding domain/radical SAM domain protein, translating to MYDLILLHPPSLYDFRKRSIMFGPISDVIPSTPIFDMYPLGFVSLSSYLTKRGLKVRIINLAVKMLSSPEYDAESEIKNLKALAFGIDLHWLPHSQGGLEVAKLVKKYHPQAKVIFGGLSSSYFHKELILYPQVDFVIRGDSAEEPLYRLMQALKGKGELASIPNLTYKDNNNEVKINPLSFVPENLDGDGLDYPHLFKSVLRDKDLLGYFPFYGWGRYPITAIFTCKGCTQNCTSCGGSSFAYSNFCLREKPAFRAPELVVKDMKKIAFFFKGPIFLLGDLFQAGEVYAYRTLDLMKKAKIKNQVVVEFFDTPPEKFIYKLAQAIPNFNIQISAESHDPLVRSSFQRNYDNTALEKLIENSLKAGCRKFDLFFMIGLPQQTYDSVMGTIDYCDYLLGKYNSQKRLYPYISPLAPFVDPGSLVFENPEKYGYTFLFRSLEEHRKALESPSWRYMLNYQTKWMSREQIVYSTYEAASKMNFVKYKHNLMDEKTYREIEARIKTAVDVMKKIDQMVEQGRSLEGSELEELKSKIDLTRDSTLCDKNELEWPLRFFHGRLQRLGIRYAFYFLTLLNFLKKPFSKHKR from the coding sequence ATGTACGATTTGATCTTACTGCATCCGCCGAGTTTATATGATTTCCGCAAGCGCTCGATTATGTTCGGGCCGATAAGCGACGTTATTCCTTCCACTCCGATTTTCGATATGTACCCTTTGGGTTTTGTGTCCTTGTCTTCATATCTCACCAAGAGAGGATTGAAGGTCAGGATTATAAATTTGGCAGTCAAAATGCTTTCGAGTCCAGAGTATGATGCTGAATCCGAGATAAAAAACTTAAAAGCTTTGGCTTTTGGAATAGACCTGCACTGGCTGCCCCATTCTCAAGGCGGGCTGGAAGTGGCTAAGTTAGTGAAAAAATATCATCCCCAAGCCAAAGTTATCTTCGGAGGGCTTTCTTCTTCTTATTTTCACAAGGAGCTTATCCTTTATCCCCAGGTGGATTTTGTCATCCGGGGCGATTCAGCAGAGGAGCCGCTTTACAGGCTGATGCAAGCATTAAAAGGAAAAGGCGAGTTAGCTTCAATACCAAATCTTACCTATAAGGATAATAACAATGAGGTAAAAATTAACCCCCTGAGCTTTGTTCCTGAAAACTTAGATGGGGATGGGTTGGATTACCCTCACCTGTTCAAGTCAGTCTTGCGAGATAAAGACCTCTTAGGATATTTCCCCTTTTACGGCTGGGGAAGATACCCGATAACTGCCATCTTCACCTGCAAGGGGTGTACCCAGAACTGCACCTCCTGCGGGGGTTCATCTTTTGCTTATTCTAATTTCTGCCTGAGAGAAAAGCCGGCTTTTCGCGCTCCGGAACTCGTCGTAAAAGATATGAAGAAGATCGCCTTTTTCTTCAAGGGTCCTATCTTTCTTTTGGGTGACCTGTTTCAAGCGGGTGAAGTCTATGCTTACCGGACTTTAGACCTTATGAAAAAGGCAAAGATAAAAAACCAGGTGGTGGTTGAGTTTTTCGATACGCCTCCTGAAAAGTTCATATACAAGTTAGCCCAAGCCATCCCCAATTTCAATATCCAGATCTCAGCAGAATCGCATGACCCTCTGGTCAGGTCCTCCTTTCAGAGAAACTACGATAATACCGCACTGGAGAAGCTGATTGAGAATTCCCTTAAGGCAGGATGCAGGAAATTCGACCTTTTCTTTATGATAGGGCTACCTCAGCAGACCTATGATTCTGTTATGGGAACAATCGATTACTGTGATTATCTTTTAGGAAAGTACAATTCTCAAAAAAGATTATATCCTTACATCTCTCCCTTAGCTCCTTTTGTGGATCCGGGAAGTCTGGTTTTTGAAAATCCTGAAAAATACGGGTATACCTTTTTATTCCGTTCCCTGGAGGAGCACAGAAAAGCCCTGGAAAGCCCGAGCTGGAGATATATGCTCAATTACCAGACCAAATGGATGAGCCGGGAGCAGATTGTTTACAGCACCTATGAGGCGGCATCAAAAATGAATTTTGTTAAGTATAAGCATAACCTGATGGATGAGAAAACCTACAGGGAGATAGAGGCTCGCATAAAAACGGCAGTTGATGTAATGAAGAAAATCGACCAGATGGTCGAACAGGGGAGAAGCCTGGAAGGAAGTGAGTTGGAAGAGCTTAAAAGCAAAATCGATTTAACCCGGGATTCCACCCTTTGTGACAAGAACGAATTAGAATGGCCCCTGCGCTTTTTTCATGGCAGACTACAGAGATTGGGCATAAGATATGCTTTTTATTTCCTGACATTACTTAACTTTTTGAAAAAACCTTTCTCAAAGCATAAAAGATAA